Part of the Bacillus tuaregi genome is shown below.
GGTTGCGGTGATATCTGTCGGTGGAATTATTGAAAAGGCTGAGAAGGATGTTTGTGATGCGAGTGTTGTTGAGATTGAGAGGCAGTATGAGGTTTATTTGGAATTAGAGAGTGTTGAGCGTCCGGAGTTGTATCTTGCTGAGTTTTTGCTTAGTTATGATGGACGTGTTTGTCCTGCTGGTGGGGAACTTCGTTATTTTGATGGCAGGGTTGAGTGTAGTGTGCATTCGGTTGTTGAGGAAGAGAATAGTGATGAGAATGAGGATCCGGGTGTTCCTTATTTGTAATTAATATTTTCTATTGAGCTGGTTGAAGGCCGGCTGATTTTTTTTGTGGACACGATATTTAGTGAATAACTTCCCTGTATTCCAGGATGTAACACTATATATTGGGGTTGTATTTGTTATACTTGTTTAGGGTTAGGAGTAGAGGATAAAAGGG
Proteins encoded:
- a CDS encoding type II secretion system protein, encoding MLKFTQLRQVLVYYLGSRKGNLNGFTLVEVLAVIVILGIHAAVAVISVGGIIEKAEKDVCDASVVEIERQYEVYLELESVERPELYLAEFLLSYDGRVCPAGGELRYFDGRVECSVHSVVEEENSDENEDPGVPYL